The genomic segment ATTTTTCACGATCAAAAGATAAATGAATACCATGTGTTCTACTGTGAAGTAACAAATATGCTACAAATCGTGCAGACTGCCTAATTGGTTTTGTATTTGCTAATTTctcgattaatttttcattacgCATCAAATATGTAAATAACACGCGTAAAAATCCGATGCTGATATGAATTGCTTTTTCTTAAACAAGCAAAATTATTTATACTTTTGGGACTTCAAATGTACACATGTTACGATATTTCAATAAAAGCTCTCTTTTAAGCCTAAGTTGTTTACGTAGAGTTTCAAGTTTCTGCAACTGCTCTTCTTTACTATATTCAATTCCTGGCAATCTTCTAATCTATAAAACATGAAAACTATGTATTGTAAATACATCATACATAATCTaagtatttatataaaaaaaaattatttttatcctGAAAGTCAAAAAGATTTTCATAGTATTTTACCTGTGCCCTTGCGGAATCTAATTTCTTTTGAAGCTCTAATATTTTATGACTTGTATCTTGTGACTCTTTAGCTTTCTGTGTAGTGTCATGTGGATCTTTCTCAACACTAAAAATAAATTAAGTATACACGTAACATAAAcattgtgaaataaaatttgtatactCTATATCTATGTTAAcagattttatttcaaatacgCTTACTTTAAAAGGATTTTAATACATACacatattgtatataatttctatataacTACAATACATAAACTTGGTAGCACATtaatgttttaatatactgATGAAATAACCTCTCTATTTGTTTGTTATCATTCACACCATAacagattaaaaaatatttttgcaaatgtataatttttatattatttataaatatgaataagGTATTGCCTCGAAAGATAATCTCAGAATTAAAATTGTATACAGTATGTctcagaagaaaaaaagaataacaTTGAGTAACAAAACGACaaagattaaaatttttattttgaaagaAAGTCAATTGATGAGTATCGTTATCTTAACTATcaagttattaaaatatacgaaCCTCCGAATTATTTCATATATAAGTggcaatatttcaatatccaaaTCATCCACTGTAAATTGTGAGCGTAAAACGCCTTCCTCCGATAATTCCGATTCCATTATAACATTTTGATCAAGCACAAGTAATGTATTATAATTAGAACATTTTGTGTATTTCTATGACAACAGCCGCGTTCACATGGCCTCGATCACGATCTGTTACAAAAACCCTATCGTTGAGTAGAAGTCGGCCTTAAATAGTAACCAAATTTCACGAGATTCGCTTGGAACCACCTTCAATTCACTTCTTCCTTGTTCAGTGTCTGTAGAGCTTGCAAGgtgatatatatatttgatactAATCTATCTTAATCTTGAAGTGTCCAAACATATATCCTTCGTTCTCTCATTTTGTatcgtttaaaattattaaacaagCTTATACAagtattatttttgtatttaaacaaatatttttgtttattattgATAGCCAGTATGGGACGCCGACCAGCCAGATGGTAcgcattatatgtatttatttcctttATTAATGCTTAagttaaatatacaaatattatcgcctcttacatatgtatatattgtataaagttGTAAGTTATGAAGTTTATAACAATCTCTTGTAATGATATAGAAAGAGGTTATGTGTTTTCTTCTTGCATTTCTATTAGTAAATTCTATGTTACATTTATAATGTTAATGCTTGTCAACATATGCTTTTTATACGAATTATacctatatttttctttatagtTATCGATATTGCAAAAACAAACCGTATCCCAAATCAAGATTCTGTAGAGGTGTGCCTGATCCAAAGATTCGTATCTTTGATCTTGGAAAAAAGAAAGCCTCTGTGGAAGAT from the Bombus affinis isolate iyBomAffi1 chromosome 11, iyBomAffi1.2, whole genome shotgun sequence genome contains:
- the LOC126922026 gene encoding mediator of RNA polymerase II transcription subunit 9, translated to MESELSEEGVLRSQFTVDDLDIEILPLIYEIIRSVEKDPHDTTQKAKESQDTSHKILELQKKLDSARAQIRRLPGIEYSKEEQLQKLETLRKQLRLKRELLLKYRNMCTFEVPKV